Proteins encoded together in one Variovorax paradoxus EPS window:
- the coxB gene encoding cytochrome c oxidase subunit II, translating into MSTAPSPSQSALQAAGPVADTLLGVTGLLVCGAAVIFLGVMALLVLAARRHDGTLHARLWVIGGGVVFPSVVLVALFAYSEWHRPTWRAVPPKDALIVGITAHMWWWEVRYRDPATGAEIATANEIRIPVGRPVYFGLGSADVIHSFWVPALGGKMDMLPGRVQHLLLQADRPGTYRGQCAEYCGEQHARMALHVVAQTPAEFDAWLAAQAKPAAPPSSSSSSSSSSSSSDIERGHEAFLANRCNACHTVRGVSEESRLGPDLTHVGSRLYLGAGTVPNDAENLAAWVAHTQQLKPGARMPSSSERIDAATLQSIAAFLGQLK; encoded by the coding sequence ATGAGCACCGCACCGTCGCCATCGCAATCGGCATTGCAGGCCGCGGGGCCGGTGGCCGACACGCTGCTCGGCGTCACCGGCCTGCTCGTGTGCGGCGCGGCGGTGATCTTCCTTGGCGTCATGGCGCTGCTGGTGCTCGCGGCGCGCCGGCACGACGGCACGCTGCATGCACGGCTCTGGGTCATCGGCGGCGGCGTGGTGTTTCCCAGCGTCGTGCTGGTCGCGCTCTTCGCGTACAGCGAATGGCACCGGCCGACCTGGCGGGCCGTGCCGCCGAAGGACGCGCTCATCGTCGGCATCACCGCGCACATGTGGTGGTGGGAGGTGCGCTACCGCGACCCCGCGACCGGCGCGGAGATCGCGACCGCCAACGAGATCCGCATTCCCGTCGGCCGGCCGGTGTACTTCGGCCTCGGCAGCGCCGACGTGATCCACAGCTTCTGGGTGCCGGCGCTCGGCGGCAAGATGGACATGCTGCCCGGCCGCGTGCAGCACCTGCTGCTGCAGGCCGACCGCCCCGGCACGTACCGCGGGCAGTGCGCCGAATACTGCGGCGAGCAGCATGCGCGCATGGCGCTGCATGTGGTGGCGCAAACGCCCGCCGAGTTCGATGCTTGGCTCGCGGCACAGGCGAAGCCAGCCGCGCCGCCCTCCTCCTCTTCTTCCTCTTCCTCTTCCTCTTCCTCTTCCGATATCGAACGCGGCCACGAAGCCTTCCTCGCGAACCGCTGCAATGCCTGCCACACGGTGCGCGGCGTGAGCGAGGAAAGCCGCCTCGGCCCCGACCTCACGCACGTCGGCAGCCGGCTGTATCTCGGCGCGGGCACGGTGCCCAACGATGCCGAGAACCTCGCCGCGTGGGTCGCCCACACACAGCAGCTCAAGCCCGGCGCGCGCATGCCTTCGTCGAGCGAGCGCATCGACGCGGCCACGCTGCAATCCATCGCGGCTTTCCTCGGGCAACTGAAATGA
- a CDS encoding c-type cytochrome has protein sequence MAAPSATFAALAALLLAALASGCELGERDLPYGGAPSAQRVAGQRLLAQYQCGSCHAIPGVPIAQGAVGPPLSAYGRRSYIAGHLPNRPDTLAQWIVAPAALVPGTAMPAMGVSPQDARDMAAYLLALE, from the coding sequence ATGGCCGCGCCCTCCGCCACCTTTGCCGCACTCGCCGCCCTGTTGCTAGCAGCCCTGGCCAGCGGCTGCGAACTCGGCGAACGCGACCTGCCCTACGGCGGCGCGCCCTCCGCGCAGCGCGTGGCGGGCCAGCGCCTGCTCGCGCAGTACCAGTGCGGCAGCTGCCATGCGATTCCCGGCGTGCCCATTGCACAGGGCGCGGTCGGCCCGCCGCTCAGCGCCTACGGTCGGCGCAGCTACATCGCGGGCCACCTGCCGAACCGGCCCGACACGCTTGCGCAATGGATCGTCGCGCCGGCCGCTCTGGTACCCGGCACCGCGATGCCCGCCATGGGCGTGTCGCCGCAGGATGCGCGCGACATGGCGGCCTACCTGCTCGCGCTCGAATGA
- the ctaD gene encoding cytochrome c oxidase subunit I produces the protein MTQPAEQRHERPEGEREALERAWRAPRGWRLLSAVNNTHIGVFYIVTAMVFFVLAGILALVMRTQLAVPGNDLVGAQTYNQLFTMHGTVMMFLFAVPIVEAIAVYLLPGMLGARDLPFPRLSAYAFWAYAIGGLAFFCTIFFGESPDGGWFMYPPLTSKEFSPGRGADWWLLGIGFIEISAIAGAIELIIGILFTRAPGMTLMRMPVFAWAMLVSALMIVFAFPAVIAATMLLELERAFDWPFFIAARGGDPVLWQHLFWFFGHPEVYIIFLPAAGMVSVMVATLARTPLVGHRAVVMALIGVGVVSFLLWAHHMFTTGLGNLSMLVVSAASFMVAIPSGLQVFAWIATFWRGRVTLDAPTLFLLGFHFIFVLGGLTGVMVAVLPFDWQAHDSYFIVAHLHYVLIGGMVFPVFAGFYYWAPVFNGHRLSERWGRWVFGLMFGGFNLAFFPMHIAGLMGMPRRVYTYPGDLGWNGLNMASTVGAFVLAAGVLLFFIDAARTLRRPEKDHGNPWGAGTLEWLPPRDYGVRSIPEVDSLYPLWRQPALPEEVEAGRHWLPGTVFGGRETLVTSMRDARPLHLLRLPTDGWPPFVAAVGTAGFFLLLTVSQAVLAFAFGLLAIVAILWWLWASDQPPPTPTADVGHGVRLPVNAAGTASHSWWAVIVLIAVDMTIFVSFLFTHIHLSMAAEVCPPPGAALPPLQWPLASGVLLLLGSAAMAAAVRRPLQPTAQRTVRWLAGLAMLSAACAFGFDLTGHWRAGLDPRDEAWSASVGMLLGYQAFHVAVLLLMGGYVLVRSWTGRLQPAARATLDNTALMWHCVTAQGVLGVLTVQLVPRVLG, from the coding sequence ATGACGCAGCCCGCCGAACAACGCCACGAACGTCCCGAAGGCGAACGCGAGGCGCTCGAACGCGCGTGGCGCGCGCCGCGCGGGTGGCGCCTGCTCTCGGCGGTCAACAACACGCACATCGGCGTTTTCTACATCGTGACCGCGATGGTCTTCTTCGTGCTGGCGGGCATCCTCGCGCTGGTGATGCGCACGCAGCTCGCTGTGCCGGGCAACGACCTCGTGGGCGCGCAGACCTACAACCAACTCTTCACGATGCACGGCACCGTGATGATGTTTCTCTTCGCAGTGCCGATCGTGGAGGCGATTGCGGTGTACCTGCTGCCGGGCATGCTCGGCGCGCGCGACCTGCCGTTTCCGCGGCTCTCGGCCTACGCGTTCTGGGCCTATGCAATCGGTGGGCTGGCCTTCTTCTGCACGATCTTCTTCGGCGAATCGCCCGACGGCGGCTGGTTCATGTACCCGCCGCTCACCAGCAAGGAGTTCTCGCCGGGACGCGGCGCCGACTGGTGGCTGCTGGGCATCGGCTTCATCGAGATCTCGGCCATCGCGGGCGCCATCGAGCTGATCATCGGCATCCTCTTCACGCGCGCGCCGGGCATGACGCTCATGCGCATGCCGGTGTTCGCATGGGCGATGCTGGTGAGCGCGCTGATGATCGTGTTCGCGTTCCCCGCGGTCATCGCGGCCACCATGCTGCTGGAACTCGAACGCGCCTTCGACTGGCCCTTCTTCATCGCCGCGCGTGGTGGCGACCCGGTGCTGTGGCAGCACCTGTTCTGGTTCTTCGGGCATCCGGAGGTCTACATCATCTTCCTGCCCGCGGCCGGCATGGTCTCGGTGATGGTGGCCACGCTCGCGCGCACGCCGCTGGTGGGTCACCGCGCGGTGGTGATGGCGCTCATCGGCGTGGGCGTGGTGAGCTTCCTGCTTTGGGCGCACCACATGTTCACCACCGGTCTTGGCAACCTCTCGATGCTGGTGGTGTCGGCCGCGAGCTTCATGGTGGCCATTCCGAGCGGGCTGCAGGTGTTCGCCTGGATCGCCACCTTCTGGCGCGGGCGCGTCACGCTCGATGCGCCCACCCTCTTCTTGCTGGGCTTTCACTTCATCTTCGTGCTGGGCGGGCTCACCGGCGTGATGGTGGCGGTGCTGCCCTTCGACTGGCAGGCGCACGACAGCTACTTCATCGTCGCGCACCTGCACTACGTGCTGATCGGCGGCATGGTGTTTCCGGTGTTCGCGGGCTTCTACTACTGGGCGCCGGTGTTCAACGGACATCGCCTCTCGGAGCGCTGGGGCCGCTGGGTGTTCGGGCTGATGTTCGGCGGCTTCAACCTCGCGTTCTTCCCGATGCACATTGCGGGGCTCATGGGCATGCCGCGCCGCGTCTACACCTACCCGGGCGACCTGGGCTGGAACGGGCTCAACATGGCGTCGACCGTGGGCGCCTTCGTGCTCGCGGCGGGCGTGCTGCTGTTCTTCATCGACGCGGCGCGCACGCTGCGCCGGCCCGAAAAGGACCATGGCAATCCCTGGGGCGCGGGCACGCTCGAATGGCTGCCGCCGCGCGACTACGGCGTGCGCAGCATTCCCGAAGTCGATTCGCTCTATCCGCTGTGGCGCCAGCCGGCGCTGCCCGAAGAGGTCGAGGCCGGACGGCACTGGCTGCCCGGCACCGTCTTCGGCGGGCGCGAAACGCTGGTCACCAGCATGCGCGATGCACGGCCGCTGCACTTGCTGCGGCTGCCGACCGATGGCTGGCCGCCGTTCGTCGCGGCCGTGGGCACGGCCGGATTCTTCCTGCTGCTGACCGTCTCGCAGGCGGTGCTCGCATTCGCGTTCGGGCTGCTCGCGATCGTCGCCATCCTCTGGTGGCTGTGGGCGTCCGACCAGCCGCCGCCCACCCCCACCGCCGACGTGGGCCACGGCGTGCGCCTGCCGGTGAACGCCGCGGGCACGGCTTCGCATTCGTGGTGGGCGGTGATCGTGCTGATCGCGGTGGACATGACGATCTTCGTGTCGTTCCTGTTCACGCACATCCACCTGTCGATGGCCGCCGAGGTGTGCCCACCGCCGGGTGCTGCATTACCGCCGCTGCAATGGCCGTTGGCCTCCGGCGTGTTGCTGCTGCTGGGCTCGGCCGCCATGGCGGCGGCCGTTCGAAGGCCACTGCAGCCGACCGCGCAGCGCACCGTGCGATGGCTCGCGGGTCTTGCGATGCTCTCTGCCGCCTGTGCATTCGGCTTCGACCTCACGGGCCACTGGCGCGCCGGCCTCGATCCGCGCGACGAGGCCTGGAGCGCGAGCGTCGGCATGCTGCTCGGCTACCAGGCCTTCCATGTCGCGGTTCTGCTGCTCATGGGCGGCTATGTGCTCGTGCGCTCATGGACCGGCAGGCTGCAGCCCGCCGCCCGTGCGACGCTCGACAACACGGCGCTGATGTGGCACTGCGTCACCGCGCAGGGCGTGCTGGGCGTGCTCACCGTGCAATTGGTGCCGCGCGTGCTGGGCTGA